The genomic region GCAGAAGATCCTCGACAGCGGCGGCCGTGTGGCGCGCTTCGAGAAGCGCTACGGCAAGCGCGCCGGGGCGAGCGAGAAGGCCGCGTCCGACAACTAGCTGCATTTCCGGCGCCCGATCTGTCGCATTCGCGTCAGCCCGGGCGCCGGTTTGCGTTTCGGGGAAGGAGGCCATCGTGAGGGACCAAGTGAGCGACCACGCACCAAGGGTCGAGGCACTGCTGGCTGAACACGGCGACCTCGAGCGTCAGCTGTCTGATCCCGGACTGCACGCCGACGCGGCAGCAGCCAAGCGGGTCGGCCGCCGGTTCGCCCAGATATCGCCGATCGTCTCGACGTACCGCAAGCTCGAGTCGGCCAAGGGCGACCTCGAGGCTGCCCGCGAGTTGGCCGCCGACGACGACTCCTTCGCCGCGGAGATCCCCGATCTCGAGGCCAGTGTCGACGCGCTCGGCACCCAGCTCGCGGACCTGTTGGCGCCGCGCGATCCGCACGACGCCGACGACGTCGTCCTCGAACTGAAGTCGGGCGAGGGCGGCGAGGAGTCCGCATTGTTCGCCGCCGACCTCGCACGCATGTACATCAGATACGCCGAGCGGCACGGCTGGACCGTGACGGTGCTCGACGAGAACACCTCCGACCTCGGCGGTTACAAGGACGCGACCCTGACCATCGCCAGCAAGGGCGACTCGGCAGACGGCGTGTGGGCGCGCCTGAAGTTCGAGGGCGGCGTGCATCGCGTCCAGCGAGTCCCCGTCACCGAGTCGCAGGGGCGCGTGCACACGTCGGCCGCCGGAGTCCTCGTCTACCCGGAACCGGAGGACGTGGCCGAGGTTCAGATCGACGAGTCCGATCTCCGCATCGACGTCTACCGGTCCTCGGGCAAGGGCGGCCAGGGCGTCAACACCACCGACTCCGCGGTGCGCATCACCCACCTACCCACCGGCATCGTCGTGACCTGCCAGAACGAGCGCTCGCAGCTGCAGAACAAGGCGCGCGCCATGGTCGTGCTGGCCGCCCGGCTGCAGGCCCTCGCCGAGGAGCAGGCCCAGGCCGACGCCTCGGCCGACCGGGCCAGCCAGATTCGCACGGTCGACCGCAGCGAGCGGATCCGGACCTACAACTACCCGGAGAACCGGATCGCCGACCACCGGATCAACTTCAAGGCGCACAACCTTGACCAGGTCCTCGACGGCGACCTCGACCCGTTGTTCGACGCGCTCGCCGCCGCCGACAAGCAGGCCAGGCTGCAGCAGGCATGATCTGCCGCAGGTCAGCGTGACGGTGGCCCCGCGGCTACGCCAGATCATCGACGAGGCCACCGCGACGCTCGCCGCCGCGGGTGTCGACAGTGCGGCGGCCGACGCCGAGCACCTCGCCGCGCATGTGGCCGGTGTCGATCGCGGACGGCTGTTCATGCTCGCCCCCGACGAGGAATTCCTTGCCCGCTATCGCGACCTCATCGAGGCGAGGGCACGGCGGATACCACTGCAACACCTCACTGGGACCGCCGCCTTCGGTCCGGTCAATCTGAGTGTGGGCCCTGGCGTCTTCATTCCCCGGCCCGAGACCGAGTCGCTGCTCGAATGGGCTCTGGCACAGCCACTTCCGGACCAGCCGGTGATCGTCGATCTCTGCACGGGTTCCGCCGCGCTGGCCGTCGCGCTGGCACAGGCTCGGCCGCAGGCGACCGTCATCGCGGTGGACGACTCCGCCGCGGCCCTGGCCTTCGCGCGCCGAAATGTGGCGGGCACGCAGGTCGAGCTCGTCGAGGCCGACGTCACCGCTGACGGGCTGCTGGCTGACCTCGATGGGCGCGTCGATCTGATCGTCGCCAACCCGCCCTACATCCCGCTGGGTGCAGAACTGGAACCTGAAGTCGCTCATCACGATCCCGAGCACGCGCTGTTCGGCGGGCTCGACGGCATGGTCGTCATAGAGCCCCTCGTGGCGCACGCGGTGCGGCTGCTGCGGCGGGGGAGTGGGCGCATCGGGGTCGAGCACGACGACACCACCGCGCCCGCGACCGTCGCCGTCTTCGACCAGACCGCGGCCTTCGTCGACATCACCGCGCGCCGCGACCTGGCGGGCCGACCCCGGTTCGTCACGGCGACCCGCAGAGGGTGAGAAGCTAGATCTCATGGCTCAAACGTTCGACTGCTCCGATCCCGACCAGCGGGCGCTCGGAATCTCGTCGGCGGTCAGCGCGCTCAAGGACGGTCGGCTGGTCGTGATGCCGACCGACACCGTCTACGGCATCGGCGCCGACGCATTCAACGGCACCGCGGTGGCGTCGCTGCTCGCGGCGAAGGGGAGGGGCCGGGACATGCCGGTCCCCGTGCTCGTCGGCTCCTGGCACACCATCGAAGGACTGGTGTACTCGGTGCCCACCGCGGCCCGTGAACTCATCCGGGCGTTCTGGCCGGGCGCCCTGAGCCTGGTGGTTCGGCAGGCGCCGTCGCTGCAATGGGATCTCGGGGACTCTCACGGCACCGTGATGTTGCGGATGCCGCTGCACCCCGTGGCGATCGAACTGCTGCGCGAGGTGGGCCCGATGGCGGTGTCGAGCGCCAACAAGTCCGGCAGCCCCGCCGCGGTCACCGCCGCCGACGCGCGCGAACAGCTCGACGACCTGGTCGGGGTGTACCTCGAGGCCGGGCCGTCTGCGCAGGGCGCGGCCTCCACCATTGTCGACCTCACCGGTGCCACGCCCCGCGTGCTGCGCGAGGGTCCCGTCACCGCGGCCGCCATCGCCGAGGTGCTCGGTGTCGAGGCCGAGACGCTCGCGGTCTGACCGACTCAGTGGTTTCCAGTACGGTTCAGCAGGTGGTGCGCGACCCGGTCCAATTGGCTGACGGACTGCTCGCCCTGTCCGATCGCGGGGCGGGTGTTCCGCTCCGCGAGCTCGCACTCGTCGGGCTGACCGCCGCCATCATCACCTACTTCGCGACGGGGTGGGTCCGTGCGCTCGCCACCCGCTGGGGTGCCGTCGCCTACCCGCGTGAGCGTGACGTTCACGTGGCGCCCACCCCGCGCATGGGTGGGTTGGCGATGTACATCGGCGTGGTGGCCGCGGTCCTGCTGGCATCGCAACTGCCCGCGTTGACACGGGGATTCGTGTACTCGTCGGGGATGCCCGCCGTCGTGGTGGCGGGCGGCCTGATCATGGCGATCGGTCTGATCGACGATCGGTGGGGTCTGGATGCGCTGACCAAGTTCGCCGGCCAGATCACCGCGGCCAGCGTGCTGGTCACCATGGGAGTGGCATGGAGCGTGCTGTACATCCCGTTCGGCGGCGTCGGCACCATCGTGCTCGACCAGGTGACCTCGATCCTGCTGACGCTGGCGCTGACGGTGTCGATCGTCAACGCGATGAACTTCGTCGACGGTCTGGACGGTCTGGCGGCCGGACTTGGCCTCATCACCGCCGCCGCGATCTGCATCTTCTCGGTCGGCCTTCTCCGCGACCACGGCGGCGACGTGCTCTTCTACCCGCCTGCCGTCATCTCGGTGGTGCTCGCGGGCGCGTGCCTCGGCTTCCTGCCGCACAACTTCCACCGCGCCCGGATCTTCATGGGCGACTCCGGGTCGATGCTCATCGGTCTGATGCTCGCGGCGGCGTCGACGACGGCAGCAGGTCCGATATCGCAGAACGCCTACGGCGCACGTGACGTCTTCGCACTGATGTCGCCGTTCCTTCTGGTCATCGCGGTGATGTTCGTGCCCGCCCTCGACATGTTGCTGGCGATCGTGCGCCGGACCAGGGCGGGGCGCAGCCCGTTCAGTCCCGACAAGATGCACCTGCATCACCGGCTGCTGCAGATCGGGCACTCGCACCGGCGGGTGGTCCTGCTGATCTACATGTGGGTGGGCATCGTGGCCCTGGGGGCGGCGAGCACGATCTTCTTCGACCCGCGCTACACCGGCGCCGTCATGCTGGCTGCGATTCTGGTCGCGGTCATCATCACTTTGATACCGCTCCTGAGGGGCCGCGAGGACGACTCAGAAGCCGTGTACGACGAAAAGTAGTAGGCCCCGTTTAGGGCCGCCTACCATGTGTTACCCTTTCGGCAGAACCCGAAAAACCTCGCGGGTTGCCGGCCCGGCCCATCGGTTCGCAAGACCGATCGGCGCCGAAACACGACCGACAAAGGGAGCTGCCCCGTGGGTGATTCCACTGCGCATACCGCCCTTCGATACAGTCGTCGGGCACGCACCGGAACAACGTTGTTCAACGCGGACCCCACATGGTTCCGCAGGAGTGAGGTGAAGCAGTGACGACGCCAGCGCACGACGCGCCGTTGGTGTTCCCGTCGGTGGCCTTCAGGCCGGTCCGACTCCTCATCGTCTGCGTTGCACTCACCGGCCTGGCCGTTCTGGCCGCCGGCTTCATCGGGAACGTCTTCTTCGGTGTTTTCTTCGGCGCGGGGCTAGGCCTCGGTTTGCTCAATGCTCTGATGGTGCGTCGCGCGGTGGAGTCGATCACCGCCGAGGACCATCCACTCAAGAAGAAGATGGCGCTGAACTCGGCGACCCGTCTGCTTGTCATCACGGCGGTCGCAATGACCGCCGCTTTCGTCTTCAGGGCACACGGCGGTATCGCAGTGCTCTTCGGGCTGGCGATCTTCCAGGCACTGCTGGTGATGAGCACCAGCATCCCGGTGCTCAAGAAGATCCGCAGCGAGGGACTGAACGTGGTCGACACGGAATCGAAGGATTGAGCTGACCTCTATGACTGGGACCATGACGCAGACCGTGCTCGCCGCGGAAGAGGGTGGCGCTGCCATCCACGTCGGGCACCACACGATGGTGTTCCAACTGTTCGGCATGACGTTCAACGGTGACACCATCATGGCCACCGCGATCACCGCGCTGGTCGTCATCGGCCTGGCCTTCTTCCTGAAGTCCAAGGTCACCTCGACCGGCGTGCCCAGCGGTGTCCAGCTGTTCTGGGAGACGCTCACCATCCAGATGCGTCAGCAGATCGAGGGCTCGATCGGCATGAAGGTGGCGCCGTTCGTGCTGCCGCTGGCCGTCACGATCTTCGTCTTCATCCTGGTCTCGAACTGGCTGTCGGTCCTGCCGCTCCAGTACGGCGGCGCCGACGGTGCCGCTGGCGAGCTCTACAAGCCGCCGGCCTCCGATATCAACTTCGTGCTGGCGCTCGCACTCTTCGTGTTCGTCGCCTACCACGCCGCGGGGATCTGGCGGCGCGGCATCATCGGGCACCCGATCAAGGTCATCAAGGGACACGTCCCCTTCCTCGCGCCGATCAACATCGTCGAGGAGATCGCGAAGCCCATCTCGCTCGCACTGCGACTCTTCGGCAACATCTTCGCCGGCGGCATCCTGGTGGCTCTCATCGCGATGTTCCCCTGGTACGTCCAGTGGGCGCCCAACGCCATCTGGAAGACGTTCGACCTCTTCGTCGGCTTGATCCAGGCATTCATCTTCTCGCTGCTGACGATTCTCTACTTCAGCCAGTCCATGGAACTGGATGAGGAGCACCACTAGAAGCTTGCACCACAGAAGGACAACGAACTCTGGCGGCACGGCCACCAGTTACCAAGGAGGATAAAGGAATGGAAATCGATCCAAACGCCATCATCACGGCCGGCGCTCTGATCGGCGGTGGATTGATCATGGGTGGCGGCGCTATCGGCGCTGGCATCGGTGACGGCATCGCGGGTAACGCGCTGATCTCCGGTATCGCCCGGCAGCCCGAGGCACAGGGCCGGCTGTTCACGCCGTTCTTCATCACCGTCGGTCTGGTCGAGGCCGCGTACTTCATCAACCTGGCCTTCATGGCGCTGTTCGTCTTCGCCACGCCGGGCCTGCAGTAGTCCGTCGGCATGGGTGAACTGACCGTAGCCATCCTCGCGGCCGAAGGCGGTGGGGGACAGAGCAACTTCCTGATCCCCAACGGCACCTTCTTCGCCGTGCTGCTCATCTTCCTCATCACGCTCGGCGTGATTGCGAAATGGGTTGTGCCACCGGTCAGCAAGGTCCTCGCAGAACGCGAGGCAATGCTGGCCAAGACCGCCGCGGACAACCGCAAGTCGGCTGAACAGGTCGCAGCGGCGCAAGCCGACTTCGACGAGGCGATGTCCGGTGCGCGCACCGAGGCGTCGAGCATCCGCGACGAGGCACGCGCTGCGGGCAGGCAAGTCATCGACCAGAAGCGGGCTGCGGCCAGCGGCGAGGTCGCGGACACCGTGCAGCAGGCGGACCAGAAGTTGTCCGAGCAGCGCTCGACGACCGAGTCCGAACTGCAGTCGTCGGTGGATGGGTTGGCGGCCACGTTGGCCAGCCGCATCCTCGGCGTTGACGTGAAATCAGGCGGGAGCCAGTAGATGTCGACATTCATCGGCCAGCTGATCGGGTTCGCGGTCATCGCCTTCATCTTGATGAAGTGGGTCGTACCGCCTGTGCGGGCCCTGATGCAGAAGCAGCAGGAGGCTGTGCGCGTCGCACTGGCCGAGAGCGCTGAGGCGGAGCGCAAGCTCGCTGACGCGGATGCCATGCACGCCAAGGCTCTTGAGGATGCCAAGGCCCAGTCGGGGAAGGTCACCGACGAGGCGAAGCAGGACTCGGAGCGCATCGCGGCCCAACTGCAGGAGCAGGCGGGCGCGGACGCCGAGCGCATCAAGGCTCAGGGTGTGCAGCAGGTGCAGTTGATGCGCCAGCAGCTCATCCGGCAGTTGCGGACGGGCCTGGGTGTGGAGTCCGTACAGAAGGCCGACGAACTGGTCCGCGCGCACGTGGCGGACCCGGTCGCTCAGGCGGCCACTGTCGACCGGTTCCTCGATGAGATCGACCAGATGGCGCCCTCGGCGGTGTCCATCGAGACGGGGGCCTCAGCTCGGCTGCGCGCCGCCAGCCGCGATGCGATGGTCGCTCTCACAGAGGACTTCGACCGTGTCGCAGGTGGTCTCGACACTGACGGACTCACCAAGCTGGCCGACGAACTCGCGTCCGTCGCCAAGCTGCTCGTCAGCGAGCCCGTACTCACCAAGCACCTCGCAGAGCCAACCGAAGATGCCGCTCCCAAGGCGCGCCTCGTTGACTCCCTGCTCTCCGGCAAGGTCGGCGACCAGGCACTGAGCGTTGTGCGCACTGCTGCAACGCAGCGGTGGTCGGCTGAGTCGGATCTGGTCGACGGTGTCGAGCACACGGCGCGGCTGGCACTGCTGAAGCGTGCGGAGGTCGCAGGCGAGGTGGACGAGGTGGAGGACCAGCTCTTCCGTTTCGGACGCGTCCTCGACACTGAGCCTCGTCTGGTCGGACTGCTGAGCGACTACTCCGCACCGGCAGAACGTCGGATCGCCCTGCTCGACAAGGTCGTCGGCGGTGAGGGTGCGAACAGCACGGCGGTCGCACTGTTGGAGCAGACGGTCGCACTGCTGCGCGGCGAGCGCGCCGACGAGGCAGTCATCGATCTCGCCGAACTCGCGGTCGCGCGTCGTGGCGAGGTGGTCGCGCAGGTCAACGCCGCGGCGGAACTGACCGACGCGCAGCGGACGCGTTTGACCGAGGTGCTCTCGCGCATCTACGGGCACCCGGTGTCCATCCAGCTCAACGTCGATCCCGAACTGCTCGGTGGACTCTCGATCGCCGTCGGCGACGAGGTCATCGACGGATCCATCGCCTCGCGACTGGCGGCTGCACAGACCAGCCTGCCGGACTGACCCACAAGACTTATCACCCAGCGACAAAAGGTAGGAAGACGAAGAACATGGCAGAGTTGACAATCTCCGCTGCTGACATCGAAGGCGCTGTCGAGGAGTACGTATCCTCGTTTTCCGCCGACACCGAGCGCGAAGAGATCGGCACAGTCATCGACGCCGGTGACGGCATCGCTCACGTCGAGGGCCTGCCCTCGGTCATGACCAACGAACTCCTCGAGTTCCCCGGTGGTGTGCTCGGTGTCGCACTGAACCTCGACGAGCACAGCGTCGGTGTCGTGATCCTGGGTGAGTTCGAGAAGATCGCCGAGGGCCAGCAGGTCAAGCGCACCGGCGAGGTGCTCTCGGTGCCGGTCGGTGACGCGTTCCTCGGACGCGTCATCAACCCGCTCGGTGAACCGATCGACGGCCAGGGCGACATCGCCTCGGACGCTCGTCGCGTGCTGGAGCTGCAGGCACCGTCCGTGGTTCAGCGCCAGGGAGTGTCCGAGCCGCTGCAGACCGGAATCAAGGCCATCGACAGCCAGACCCCGATCGGTCGCGGTCAGCGTCAGCTGATCATCGGTGACCGCAAGACCGGCAAGACCGCGGTTTGCGTCGACACCATCCTCAACCAGCGTGAGGCGTGGGCGACCGGCGATCCCAAGCAGCAGGTGCGCTGCGTGTACGTCGCGATCGGCCAGAAGGGCACCACGATCGCCAGCGTCAAGCGCGCCCTCGAAGACGGTGGCGCGATGGAGTACACCACCATCGTCGCGGCGCCGGCCTCCGACGCGGCGGGCTTCAAGTGGCTCGCGCCCTACACCGGTTCGGCCATCGGCCAGCAGTGGATGTACGACGGCAAGCACGTCCTGATCGTGTTCGACGATCTGTCCAAGCAGGCCGACGCCTACCGCGCGATCTCGCTGCTGCTGCGCCGCCCGCCGGGCCGCGAGGCCTTCCCCGGTGACGTCTTCTACCTGCACTCGCGGCTCCTGGAGCGTTGCGCGAAGCTGTCCGACGAGCTGGGTGGTGGATCGATGACCGGACTGCCGGTGATCGAGACCAAGGCCAATGACATCTCGGCGTTCATCCCCACCAACGTCATCTCGATCACCGACGGCCAGTGCTTCCTGGAGTCCGACCTGTTCAACCAGGGCGTGCGTCCGGCCATCAACGTCGGTGTGTCGGTGTCCCGCGTCGGTGGCGCCGCACAGATCAAGGCCATGAAGGAGGTCGCGGGCTCGCTGCGTCTGGAGTTGTCGCAGTACCGCGAGCTCGAGGCATTCGCCGCGTTCGCCTCGGACCTGGACGCTGCCTCCAAGGCTCAGCTGGAACGTGGCGCTCGCCTGGTGGAGCTGCTCAAGCAGCCGCAGTACTCGCCGTACTCGGTTGAGGATCAGGTCGTCGCGATCTTCCTCGGCACCAAGGGTCACCTCGATTCGGTTCCCGTGGAAGACGTCTCGCGATTCGAGACCGAGTTGCTGGAGCACGTCAAGGCCTCGCATTCGGAGATTCTCAAGGAGATCCGGGAGACCAAGAAGCTCTCCGAGGAGACCGACCAGAAGCTGGCCGACGTCATCAACGAGTTCAAGAAGGGCTTCGCTGCCACTGACGGCAGCTCGGTCGTCGTGAACGAGGCGGGCGCCGAGGCCATGGACGAGGAAGACGTCGAGAAGGAATCCGTCAAGGTCCGCAAGCCGGCCCCCAAGAAGTAGGACCGGAGAGGTCTGGAGAGCTAGATGGCAGCAACACTGCGCGAGCTTCGCGGGCGTATCCGTTCCGCTGGGTCGATCAAGAAGATCACGAAGGCCCAGGAACTGATCGCCACGTCGCGGATCGCCAAGGCGCAGGCCCGAGTTCAGGCGGCTCGGCCCTATTCCACCGAAATCACGAGCATGCTCACCGAGCTCGCGAGTGCCAGCGCGCTGGATCACCCGCTGCTCGTGCAGCGGGAGAACCCGCGCCGGGCCGGCGTGCTGGTGGTGTCTTCCGACCGCGGCTTGTGCGGCGCGTACAACGCCAACGTGCTTCGGCAGTCCGAAGAACTGTTCGCGTTGCTGCGCGAGGAGGGCAAGGAGCCCGTGGTCTACACGGTGGGCCGGAAGGCGTTGGGTTACTACAACTTCCGTCAGCGCGATGTGGTCGAGTCGTGGACCGGCTTCTCGGAGCGGCCCACCTACGACCACGCCCGCGAGATCGCCGACACCCTGGTGAACGCGTTCATGTCCGGAGCCGATGACGAGGGCGACAACGCGGGCGCAGACGGCATCCTTGGCGTCGACGAACTGCACATCGTCTTCACCGAGTTCAAGTCGATGCTGTCGCAGACCTCGGTGGCACGTCGGATCGCACCCATGGTCGTCGAGTATGTCGGGGACGAGCAGCCGGAGGAGGGGCCGCAGACGCTCTTCTCCTTCGAGCCGGATCCGGAATCGCTGTTCGACGCACTGCTGCCGCGTTACGTGGCCACCCGCGTGTACGCGGCGCTGCTGGAGGCCGCGGCTTCTGAGTCGGCTTCGCGACGACGCGCCATGAAGTCGGCGTCCGACAACGCCGACGATCTGATCAAGGCGCTGACCCTTGCGGCCAACCGCGAGCGTCAGGCGCAGATCACCCAGGAAATCAGCGAGATCGTCGGCGGCGCCAACGCGCTGGCCGACGCCAAGTAAGCCACGTAGGAAGCGAAGAGGATATGACTGCTACCGCAGAAGACACCAAGAATCGCGTCGCTGGCCGCGTCGTGCGCATCACCGGACCGGTCGTCGACGTCGAGTTCCCGCGGGGCTCCGTACCGGAGCTGTTCAACGCGCTCCACGCGGACATCGCTTACGCGGACCTCGCCAAGACCCTGACGCTCGAGGTTGCGCAGCACCTCGGGGACAGCCTGGTCCGCTGTGTCTCGATGCAGCCCACCGACGGCCTGGTGCGTGGCACCGAGGTCTCCGACACGGGCGTCTCCATCTCGGTGCCCGTCGGCGACGGCGTCAAGGGCCACGTGTTCAACGCACTGGGCGCCTGCCTGGACGAGCCCGGCTACGGCGAGGACTTCGACCACTGGTCGATCCACCGCAAGCCGCCGCCATTCGCCGAGCTCGAGCCCCGCACCGAGATGCTGGAGACGGGCCTCAAGGTCGTCGATCTGCTGACCCCATACGTGCGCGGCGGCAAGATCGCCCTGTTCGGCGGCGCCGGCGTGGGTAAGACGGTGCTCATCCAGGAGATGATCAACCGCATCGCCCGCAACTTCGGCGGCACCTCGGTGTTCGCTGGCGTTGGCGAGCGCACCCGTGAGGGCAACGACCTCTGGGTCGAACTCGCGGACGCCGACGTGCTTAAGGACACCGCGTTGGTGTTCGGCCAGATGGACGAGCCGCCGGGCACGCGTATGCGCGTCGCCTTGTCGGCGCTCACGATGGCGGAGTACTTCCGCGATGAGCAGCAGCAGGACGTGCTCCTGTTCATCGACAACATCTTCCGGTTCACACAGGCCGGCTCCGAGGTCTCCACGCTGCTCGGCCGTATGCCGTCCGCGGTGGGCTACCAGCCGACCCTGGCCGACGAGATGGGCGAGCTGCAGGAGCGCATCACCTCGACGCGTGGCCGCTCGATCACGTCGATGCAGGCCGTGTACGTGCCCGCCGACGACTACACCGACCCGGCCCCCGCGACGACGTTCGCGCACCTGGATGCGACCACCGAGCTCTCCCGCGCGGTGTTCTCGAAGGGCATCTTCCCGGCGGTGGATCCGCTGGCGTCGAGCTCGACGATCCTGCACCCCAGCGTCGTCGGCGACGAGCACTACCGCGTCGCGCAGGAAGTCATCCGAATCCTGCAGCGCTACAAGGATCTGCAGGACATCATCGCGATCCTCGGTATCGACGAGCTGTCCGAAGAGGACAAGCAGCTCGTCTACCGGGCGCGCCGTATCGAGCGCTTCCTGAGCCAGAACATGATGGCGGCCGAGCAGTTCACCGGTCAGCCGGGTTCGACTGTGCCGCTCAAGGAGACCGTCGAGGCCTTCGACAAGCTCACCAAGGGCGATTTCGACCACGTGCCCGAGCAGGCGTTCTTCCTTATCGGCGGACTCGACGACCTCGCCAAGAAGGCCGAGAGCCTCGGCGCCAAGCTGTGACGGTTGTCGTAACGCGAAAGGTGGTGTGACATGGCTGAACTGCACGTCGAGATCGTCGCCGTGGAGCGTGAGCTGTGGTCAGGTGATGCCACGTTTGTTTTCACCCGCACCACTGCCGGTGAGATCGGCATCCTGCCCCACCACATCCCGCTGGTAGCACAGCTCGTCGAGGACGCGATGGTCCGCGTCGAGCGTGAGGGTGAGGATGATCTTCGGATCGCCGTCGACGGCGGATTTCTCTCCGTCACAGAAGAGGCCGTCCGAATCCTGGTCGAGAACGCTGCGTTCGAGTCGGAGATCAACGCCGACGAGGCGAAGCAGGACTCCGAGTCCGACGACGAGCGCACTGCAGCATGGGGCCGGGCGCGTCTACGCGCCGTAGGCCAACTGGACTGATCACCGATGAGCGCGTCCATGATGTTCATGGTCGCGCTCGTCGGCGTGCTCCTACTGGCGGTCGCCGCATTGTGTTACCGGCTGTGGAAGCTGCGGCAGGTGGGTGGCACCGCCGCCATCCTGCGTGATGTGCCCGCCGTCGGCGGCCACGGCTGGCGTCATGGCGTGATGCGATACCGGGGTGGCGAAGCCGGTTTCTACCGTCTGTCGAGCCTGCGATGGTGGCCGGATCGCCGGCTGTCCCGTCGTGGCCTGGAGATCGTTGGGCGTCGGACGCCGCGTGGCGACGAGTTCGACATCATGACCCACGAGATCGTCGTCCTCGAACTTCGCGACACCCACCCCGAACGCCGGCGCGGCTATGAGATCGCGCTGGACCGGGGGGCGTTGACGGCGTTCACGTCCTGGTTGGAGTCGCGTCCTTCGCCTCGGGCGCGCAGACGGACGACCTAGCCCGTCTGGTCGTCGCGCCCGCCACCGGGCTTCCAGAGCACGTCGCCGTCCGGATTCGCGACGCGCGACAGGATGAACAGCAGGTCAGACAGCCGGTTGAGGTACTTCGCCGGCAGGACACTGACCGAGTCGCCGTGCTCCTCGATCGCACGCCAAGCCGAGCGCTCGGCACGCCTCGCGACGGTGCGGGCGACATGGAGCAGGGCTGAGAGTGCCGTTCCGCCGGGCAGGATGAATGAGTTCAACGCGGGTAGCGGTTCGTTGAACTCGTCGCACCAGGCCTCGAGGCGGTCGATGTAGTCCTGGCGAATGCGCAGCGGGGGATACTCGGGATTCTCGACGACCGGGGTGGACAGGTCCGCACCCGCATCGAAGAGGTCGTTCTGTATCTGTCGCAACACATTGAGGATCTTGTCCTCGGGGCTTCCGAGGGCCACCGCGACTCCGATGGCGGCGTTGGCCTCGTCACAGTCCGCGTACGCCTCGAGCCGGGCGTCGTTCTTCGAGACCCTGCTGAAATCGCTCAGCCCGGTCGATCCGTCATCGCCGGTACGGGTGTAAATGCGGGTCAGATGTACTGCCATGGTGAAACCGTACCGTCGGCCCCCGGTGGCACGGGCCGACGACGGCTCTCGGAGCCGTCGCACTGCCTTAAACTGAGCCGCGTGAGCGAGCGATTCGTGGTGACCGGTGGGACCCGGTTGTCGGGTGAAGTCGCCGTCGGGGGCGCCAAGAACAGTGTGTTGAAACTGATGGCCGCGGCATTGCTTGCCGAGGGCGTCAGCACCATCACCAACTGCCCGGACATTCTGGATGTGCCGCTGATGGCGGAGGTTCTGCGCGGCCTTGGCGCCACGGTGGAGCTGGACGGTTCGACCGTCAGGATCACCTCCCCGGATGAGCTGAAGTACGACGCCGACTTCGCAGCGGTGCGTCAGTTCCGCGCGTCGGTGTGCGTGTTGGGACCTCTGGTCGGTCGGTGCAAGAAGGCCAAGGTCGCCCTGCCCGGTGGTGATGCCATCGGTTCGCGGCCCCTGGACATGCATCAGAACGGCCTGCGTCAACTCGGCGCCACGTGCAACATCGAGCATGGTTGTGTCGTCGCCGAGGCCGATCACCTCCGGGGTGCCGAGATCCAACTCGAGTTCCCTTCCGTAGGTGCGACGGAGAACATCCTCATGGCCGCGGTGCTGGCGGAGGGCGAGACCAAGATCTACAACGCGGCGCGCGAGCCCGATGTGGTCGATCTC from Mycolicibacterium sp. YH-1 harbors:
- the atpD gene encoding F0F1 ATP synthase subunit beta; the encoded protein is MTATAEDTKNRVAGRVVRITGPVVDVEFPRGSVPELFNALHADIAYADLAKTLTLEVAQHLGDSLVRCVSMQPTDGLVRGTEVSDTGVSISVPVGDGVKGHVFNALGACLDEPGYGEDFDHWSIHRKPPPFAELEPRTEMLETGLKVVDLLTPYVRGGKIALFGGAGVGKTVLIQEMINRIARNFGGTSVFAGVGERTREGNDLWVELADADVLKDTALVFGQMDEPPGTRMRVALSALTMAEYFRDEQQQDVLLFIDNIFRFTQAGSEVSTLLGRMPSAVGYQPTLADEMGELQERITSTRGRSITSMQAVYVPADDYTDPAPATTFAHLDATTELSRAVFSKGIFPAVDPLASSSTILHPSVVGDEHYRVAQEVIRILQRYKDLQDIIAILGIDELSEEDKQLVYRARRIERFLSQNMMAAEQFTGQPGSTVPLKETVEAFDKLTKGDFDHVPEQAFFLIGGLDDLAKKAESLGAKL
- a CDS encoding F0F1 ATP synthase subunit gamma; amino-acid sequence: MAATLRELRGRIRSAGSIKKITKAQELIATSRIAKAQARVQAARPYSTEITSMLTELASASALDHPLLVQRENPRRAGVLVVSSDRGLCGAYNANVLRQSEELFALLREEGKEPVVYTVGRKALGYYNFRQRDVVESWTGFSERPTYDHAREIADTLVNAFMSGADDEGDNAGADGILGVDELHIVFTEFKSMLSQTSVARRIAPMVVEYVGDEQPEEGPQTLFSFEPDPESLFDALLPRYVATRVYAALLEAAASESASRRRAMKSASDNADDLIKALTLAANRERQAQITQEISEIVGGANALADAK
- the atpA gene encoding F0F1 ATP synthase subunit alpha, giving the protein MAELTISAADIEGAVEEYVSSFSADTEREEIGTVIDAGDGIAHVEGLPSVMTNELLEFPGGVLGVALNLDEHSVGVVILGEFEKIAEGQQVKRTGEVLSVPVGDAFLGRVINPLGEPIDGQGDIASDARRVLELQAPSVVQRQGVSEPLQTGIKAIDSQTPIGRGQRQLIIGDRKTGKTAVCVDTILNQREAWATGDPKQQVRCVYVAIGQKGTTIASVKRALEDGGAMEYTTIVAAPASDAAGFKWLAPYTGSAIGQQWMYDGKHVLIVFDDLSKQADAYRAISLLLRRPPGREAFPGDVFYLHSRLLERCAKLSDELGGGSMTGLPVIETKANDISAFIPTNVISITDGQCFLESDLFNQGVRPAINVGVSVSRVGGAAQIKAMKEVAGSLRLELSQYRELEAFAAFASDLDAASKAQLERGARLVELLKQPQYSPYSVEDQVVAIFLGTKGHLDSVPVEDVSRFETELLEHVKASHSEILKEIRETKKLSEETDQKLADVINEFKKGFAATDGSSVVVNEAGAEAMDEEDVEKESVKVRKPAPKK
- a CDS encoding F0F1 ATP synthase subunit B/delta, translated to MSTFIGQLIGFAVIAFILMKWVVPPVRALMQKQQEAVRVALAESAEAERKLADADAMHAKALEDAKAQSGKVTDEAKQDSERIAAQLQEQAGADAERIKAQGVQQVQLMRQQLIRQLRTGLGVESVQKADELVRAHVADPVAQAATVDRFLDEIDQMAPSAVSIETGASARLRAASRDAMVALTEDFDRVAGGLDTDGLTKLADELASVAKLLVSEPVLTKHLAEPTEDAAPKARLVDSLLSGKVGDQALSVVRTAATQRWSAESDLVDGVEHTARLALLKRAEVAGEVDEVEDQLFRFGRVLDTEPRLVGLLSDYSAPAERRIALLDKVVGGEGANSTAVALLEQTVALLRGERADEAVIDLAELAVARRGEVVAQVNAAAELTDAQRTRLTEVLSRIYGHPVSIQLNVDPELLGGLSIAVGDEVIDGSIASRLAAAQTSLPD
- a CDS encoding F0F1 ATP synthase subunit B encodes the protein MGELTVAILAAEGGGGQSNFLIPNGTFFAVLLIFLITLGVIAKWVVPPVSKVLAEREAMLAKTAADNRKSAEQVAAAQADFDEAMSGARTEASSIRDEARAAGRQVIDQKRAAASGEVADTVQQADQKLSEQRSTTESELQSSVDGLAATLASRILGVDVKSGGSQ